The proteins below come from a single Leptospiraceae bacterium genomic window:
- a CDS encoding PASTA domain-containing protein has protein sequence MKDFKDRLLYLLSGILIFFGILIVRVIYLTFFNGNMVEFRTEQRVQRGIIYDRRGMELALSQDSSTIGINPSKIYDAALTANKLSKFLNIPAKKIESMILEKTHYFLLKREIENSLASKIMEMALPGVRVEKEYKRVYPNGTLASNLIGFTGMDDNQSLSGIELLFHKELQGYVDNENLRGNDIYLTIDSLIQYRLETALGKAFLETKSKRAVGVFMDVNNGKVLAMASFPNFDPNRYSDYPPEATTNWATRYEYEPGSTMKIFMATIMLNENLIDLNEKFFCPGFVEFGNRKVNCGDRHEMVDLDEILQYSCNVGIIKAVKKVPDEKIYKYLKKLKFGMKTGIASDEQKGRFPALKDWTPSTSYYMAIGQGFSVTPIQLVTAAAAIVNGGKVLTPTVVSHITDSFGEVVKQFQFEPEYLGISESTTQHLTRAMLKVVKQGTGVKANTEAGGIIGKTGTSQVSTKGKGYEEGLVAASFLGFFPATNPKIVGIILLSEPEGIVHSGGGIAAPVFKEVVENIIPIIEFSESANSYKLEEINPPKPKFDITKVPDFKGKTLKETLSILQYYDIKYKTYGSGFNKRQSPSGGETVKTGDVWHLYFDRD, from the coding sequence ATGAAAGATTTTAAAGACAGGCTTCTCTATTTACTATCAGGAATTTTAATTTTTTTTGGAATTTTAATTGTTCGGGTAATTTATCTAACATTTTTCAACGGAAACATGGTTGAATTTCGAACGGAACAACGAGTACAAAGAGGAATCATCTACGACAGAAGAGGTATGGAACTAGCCCTTTCACAAGACTCCTCAACTATTGGAATAAATCCTTCCAAAATTTATGACGCAGCGTTAACCGCTAACAAACTTTCAAAATTTCTGAATATTCCTGCCAAAAAAATTGAATCTATGATCTTAGAAAAAACTCATTATTTTTTACTCAAACGAGAAATTGAAAATTCCCTTGCAAGTAAAATTATGGAAATGGCTCTTCCTGGAGTTCGAGTTGAAAAAGAGTATAAACGTGTTTATCCGAATGGAACATTAGCTTCTAACTTGATAGGATTTACAGGCATGGACGACAACCAGTCATTATCCGGTATTGAACTTCTTTTCCATAAAGAACTGCAGGGATATGTAGATAATGAAAATTTGAGGGGAAATGATATTTACCTCACAATCGATAGCCTTATCCAATACAGATTAGAAACAGCTTTAGGAAAAGCTTTTCTCGAAACAAAATCCAAAAGAGCAGTCGGAGTTTTTATGGACGTAAATAATGGAAAAGTTTTAGCTATGGCTAGTTTTCCAAATTTTGATCCGAATCGTTACTCTGATTATCCGCCAGAGGCTACTACAAATTGGGCGACACGTTATGAATACGAACCCGGGTCAACTATGAAAATTTTTATGGCAACTATTATGTTAAATGAAAATCTAATTGATCTAAACGAAAAATTTTTCTGTCCAGGATTTGTAGAATTTGGAAATAGAAAAGTCAACTGTGGTGATCGCCATGAAATGGTAGACTTGGATGAAATTTTACAATATTCCTGTAACGTGGGAATTATTAAAGCCGTCAAAAAAGTTCCCGACGAAAAAATTTATAAATATTTAAAAAAATTAAAATTTGGCATGAAAACCGGAATTGCCAGCGATGAACAAAAAGGAAGATTTCCCGCACTAAAAGATTGGACTCCAAGTACTTCCTATTATATGGCAATTGGGCAAGGATTTTCAGTTACACCTATTCAACTTGTAACTGCTGCGGCTGCTATCGTAAATGGCGGTAAAGTATTAACCCCAACCGTTGTTTCCCATATTACAGATTCATTCGGTGAAGTTGTAAAACAATTTCAATTTGAACCAGAGTATTTAGGAATTAGTGAAAGCACAACTCAGCACCTTACGCGTGCTATGTTGAAAGTTGTAAAACAAGGTACGGGGGTAAAGGCAAACACCGAAGCTGGCGGAATTATAGGGAAAACTGGGACTAGCCAAGTGTCCACAAAGGGAAAAGGTTATGAAGAAGGACTTGTAGCCGCATCATTTTTAGGTTTTTTTCCTGCAACAAACCCCAAAATAGTAGGAATTATTTTACTTTCTGAACCAGAAGGAATTGTTCATTCCGGAGGTGGTATTGCGGCACCTGTATTTAAAGAAGTAGTAGAAAATATTATTCCAATCATTGAATTCAGTGAATCTGCAAATTCTTACAAACTCGAAGAAATAAATCCCCCTAAACCAAAATTTGATATTACAAAAGTACCAGACTTCAAAGGAAAAACTTTAAAAGAAACACTCAGCATTTTACAATACTACGATATCAAATATAAAACTTACGGAAGCGGATTTAATAAACGTCAGTCACCTTCTGGTGGTGAGACAGTAAAAACAGGTGACGTATGGCATTTGTATTTTGATAGAGATTAA
- the lepB gene encoding signal peptidase I yields MKSFLKKLFVLLFFATAIIVVRIFLFQLYIVNGNSMLPTLRTGALLLTFKYQFSQRIPISNIEFSYGVPVVGRLDMILFEGEEGDILIKRVIGLPGDYYSFADGRILIDSVPLVEQYKLQAGQTLLPTQHISPESVYFPMRKEGRIPPDYYLLLGDNREHSYDSRNMGLVPTVRLRGKVLHILKN; encoded by the coding sequence ATGAAGTCTTTTCTGAAAAAATTATTCGTATTACTATTTTTTGCTACAGCAATAATTGTTGTTCGAATTTTTCTATTCCAACTTTATATTGTGAACGGAAACTCTATGTTGCCCACTCTAAGAACAGGCGCATTGTTGTTAACTTTTAAATACCAATTTAGTCAGAGAATCCCAATTTCGAATATAGAATTTTCCTATGGAGTCCCGGTAGTTGGTAGACTCGATATGATTCTATTCGAAGGAGAAGAAGGTGATATATTAATTAAGCGAGTGATTGGTCTTCCAGGAGATTATTATTCTTTTGCAGATGGTCGTATTCTCATAGATTCAGTGCCACTTGTAGAACAATACAAACTCCAGGCAGGCCAAACTTTACTTCCGACCCAACACATTTCACCCGAAAGTGTATACTTCCCTATGCGAAAAGAAGGAAGAATTCCGCCGGATTACTATCTTTTACTAGGTGACAACCGCGAACACTCCTATGACTCTCGGAATATGGGACTTGTTCCAACTGTGCGACTTAGAGGAAAGGTATTGCATATCTTAAAAAATTGA
- a CDS encoding TSUP family transporter, which yields MEIVAVSISAFLIAILTFFSGFGLGTILTPVFMIFFPTELAIALTGIVHFLNNIFKLILIGKFADKEVLIQFGIPAVFAAFIGSWILLNIPSVSPIYSYEVAGKTYFIFPIKLLISILLIVFASFDLIPYFSNIQFNKNKLPIGGFLSGFFGGLSGMQGALRSAFLIRAGLSKETFAGTTVVVSSFVDFTRLSMYSTKLNSVGITDNFPIILSAVFSAILGAYIGNKLFKKITLRFLQIIVATLLILLALAIGSGFI from the coding sequence ATGGAAATAGTAGCTGTATCAATTTCAGCATTTTTAATTGCAATACTGACCTTCTTTTCAGGTTTCGGATTAGGAACTATACTTACTCCAGTCTTTATGATTTTTTTTCCGACTGAACTTGCAATTGCATTAACGGGTATAGTACATTTTTTAAATAATATTTTCAAACTAATTCTAATCGGAAAATTTGCGGATAAGGAAGTGTTAATCCAGTTTGGAATTCCAGCCGTATTTGCTGCATTTATTGGTTCTTGGATTTTATTAAATATTCCAAGTGTTTCTCCAATATATAGTTATGAAGTGGCAGGCAAAACTTATTTTATTTTTCCTATTAAATTATTAATTTCTATTTTGCTCATAGTATTTGCCTCATTCGATTTAATTCCCTATTTTTCAAACATTCAATTTAATAAAAACAAACTTCCCATTGGTGGTTTTCTAAGTGGATTTTTCGGAGGTTTATCAGGAATGCAAGGTGCACTCAGAAGTGCATTTTTGATTAGAGCAGGACTTTCTAAGGAAACATTCGCCGGAACAACAGTAGTGGTTTCTAGTTTTGTAGATTTTACAAGACTGAGTATGTATTCGACAAAATTAAATTCCGTCGGAATTACAGATAATTTTCCTATCATTCTAAGTGCCGTATTTTCTGCAATTTTAGGTGCCTACATCGGAAATAAATTATTCAAAAAAATCACACTTCGATTTTTGCAAATAATAGTCGCAACTTTACTTATATTACTTGCCCTTGCGATTGGATCTGGTTTTATTTGA
- a CDS encoding UvrD-helicase domain-containing protein yields MHNSIEQNLILEDNSNFTQVIAAAGSGKTSTMIALLQKIITENTENQNEILVITFSKKAVSEIKERLEKKTGKQNIRIQTFHAYCLYIIQKYNPDFEKTQIQIIDPKEKERIFKEYFIRERFKVGGIPYEFLLSSTGNFFKKHFPELSIEVNEMYSRYKKMNAKLDFEDLVQIYLEGLREKKSWAMEARKEVKRVIVDEFQDTDLEQLEWLRLLNPEKLCVVGDDWQAIYGFRGASTEPFLKFKDFFSPCSIHFLTTNYRSLPAVIQTSALPISKNKKNIQKKVNAFRRGIAKVFRICLSEDQTLESFCIFIQNQIIKVPNTMILCRSNLRIQYLIKLGIPDTNIMTIHASKGLEFNTVFVDLHSGWNLNLDEAKETIEEERRILYVALSRAKDNLYILGNRKTEKNRIEDHFFGYFRFAVREITIEFLKNV; encoded by the coding sequence ATGCACAATAGTATAGAACAAAATTTAATTCTTGAGGATAACTCTAATTTTACGCAAGTGATAGCCGCCGCTGGTTCTGGCAAAACAAGCACTATGATTGCGTTGCTTCAAAAAATCATAACCGAAAATACAGAAAACCAAAACGAAATATTAGTTATTACTTTTTCAAAAAAAGCAGTAAGCGAAATAAAAGAACGATTAGAAAAAAAAACAGGTAAACAAAATATTCGAATTCAAACATTCCACGCCTACTGTCTCTATATAATCCAAAAGTACAATCCTGACTTCGAAAAAACCCAAATTCAAATTATCGATCCAAAGGAGAAAGAAAGAATTTTTAAGGAATACTTCATTCGAGAACGTTTTAAAGTCGGCGGAATACCGTATGAATTTTTACTTTCTTCCACAGGAAATTTTTTTAAAAAACACTTTCCTGAATTGTCTATTGAAGTAAACGAAATGTATTCCCGCTATAAAAAGATGAACGCAAAACTAGACTTTGAAGATCTAGTTCAAATTTATTTAGAGGGACTTAGAGAAAAAAAATCGTGGGCAATGGAAGCTCGTAAGGAAGTGAAACGAGTTATAGTAGATGAATTCCAAGACACCGATTTAGAACAATTAGAGTGGCTAAGATTACTAAACCCCGAAAAACTTTGTGTTGTTGGGGATGATTGGCAAGCGATTTACGGATTTAGAGGAGCTAGCACTGAACCATTTCTAAAGTTTAAAGATTTTTTTTCTCCTTGTTCTATTCATTTTTTAACTACGAATTATCGTTCTTTGCCTGCAGTTATTCAAACATCAGCACTTCCTATTTCTAAAAATAAAAAAAATATTCAAAAAAAAGTAAACGCATTTCGGAGAGGTATCGCAAAAGTCTTTCGAATTTGTCTATCAGAAGACCAAACATTAGAATCATTTTGTATTTTTATTCAAAATCAAATCATAAAAGTTCCGAACACGATGATTTTATGTAGATCCAATTTACGAATCCAATACTTAATAAAACTCGGAATCCCTGATACTAATATTATGACAATTCATGCATCAAAGGGACTCGAATTTAACACAGTTTTCGTTGATTTACATTCTGGTTGGAATTTAAATTTGGACGAAGCGAAAGAAACTATAGAAGAAGAAAGGCGGATTCTCTATGTTGCCCTGAGTCGCGCGAAAGATAATTTATATATTTTAGGAAATCGGAAAACTGAAAAAAATCGAATAGAAGATCATTTTTTTGGATACTTTCGATTTGCCGTTCGGGAAATAACTATCGAATTTCTTAAAAATGTATAA
- a CDS encoding response regulator — MEVESVEGNGATFLIFLPALKVKPVFFHDQKKSSFHKGNARILLMDDEKYIQEIELIRMEQMGYHVSIANHGDEAIQIFKNAEETGNQFQLVILDLTIPGGKGGIQTVEEIRKLNNEIPVIIASGYSESPAISAPTSFGFNASLKKPYSQEELIKIFHKFSL, encoded by the coding sequence TTGGAAGTCGAATCGGTAGAAGGTAACGGGGCAACTTTTCTCATATTCTTGCCAGCTTTAAAAGTAAAACCAGTTTTTTTCCATGACCAAAAAAAATCGAGTTTCCATAAAGGTAACGCCAGAATTTTACTTATGGACGATGAAAAATACATTCAGGAAATCGAATTGATTAGAATGGAACAAATGGGTTATCATGTTTCTATCGCAAATCATGGTGACGAAGCAATTCAAATCTTTAAGAATGCAGAAGAAACAGGAAATCAATTTCAATTAGTAATATTAGACTTAACGATCCCTGGAGGAAAAGGCGGGATTCAAACTGTAGAGGAAATTCGAAAACTAAATAATGAAATTCCAGTCATCATAGCTAGCGGATACTCAGAATCACCCGCAATTTCAGCTCCGACTAGTTTTGGATTTAATGCAAGCCTAAAAAAACCCTATTCACAAGAAGAGTTAATTAAGATTTTTCATAAATTTTCTTTATAA
- a CDS encoding PAS domain-containing protein, translated as MENQIILLLDKDSDRIQTLIKDLSSASFTIHFTSDPNLGNLQNGILKLADILLLDIEYLSQFNDSASVELFLNSLEIPFLYTTNNKEFKIPKELEKITSFGIIDTNSPSSIIISSIQIAANQYSSHEKLREKEKSLTESVELLQNILDCSTDFIFVKDKNLRTILCNEMVAKAVGKKASELIGHNDIENGVDIELVKGNPEKGIRGYENDDLAALNGETISNQADYVYSGNDIFVFDTVKRPLRNRKGEIIGLFGISRDITARKNAENLLASERERLAITLHSIGDGVISTNVDGKILMFNKAAEDLTGWNSQIALGQSLEVIFKLVEEQTHSIIENPVEKVLRTRERIELSGHTNLITKNGKMKIISYTADPICDTNNKILGLVIVFRDMTEKIKLEASIQRNQKLESVGILAGGIAHDFNNLLAGIFGYLEIALLFSKENPKVSEYLNKAMTAFSRAKALTLQLLTFSKGGNPIKKMGSLVPILKSNIQFTLSGSNISVEYDLDENLMITEIDENQIGQVIDNIAINALQAMPNGGKLLVKAENVVLKREEFPIQNNQNFVKISFKDTGIGIPKEIIQRIFDPFFSAKKTEMDLDSQPLILSFKNTTDFWKSNR; from the coding sequence TTGGAAAATCAAATAATTTTATTATTGGATAAGGATTCTGATAGGATTCAAACTCTAATAAAAGACTTATCCTCTGCCAGTTTTACAATTCACTTTACTTCTGATCCCAATTTAGGAAATTTACAAAACGGAATTCTAAAATTAGCAGACATTTTGCTTTTGGACATTGAATATCTATCCCAGTTCAATGACTCTGCTTCAGTAGAATTATTTTTGAATTCTCTAGAAATTCCTTTTTTATATACTACAAATAACAAAGAGTTTAAAATACCCAAAGAATTAGAAAAAATTACTTCTTTTGGAATTATTGATACAAATTCCCCCTCTTCCATTATTATTTCCTCCATCCAAATTGCGGCTAATCAGTATTCATCTCATGAAAAATTAAGAGAAAAAGAAAAATCTCTAACAGAAAGTGTAGAATTACTACAAAATATTTTAGATTGTTCGACTGATTTTATTTTTGTAAAGGATAAAAATCTTCGCACTATACTTTGCAATGAAATGGTAGCAAAAGCAGTCGGCAAAAAAGCATCCGAATTAATTGGACACAACGATATCGAAAACGGTGTGGACATAGAACTTGTAAAAGGAAACCCAGAAAAAGGAATTCGTGGTTACGAAAACGATGATTTAGCCGCATTAAATGGAGAAACTATTAGTAATCAAGCAGATTATGTTTATAGTGGAAACGATATTTTTGTATTCGATACAGTAAAACGTCCACTTAGGAATCGTAAAGGAGAAATCATTGGGCTATTTGGAATTAGCCGAGACATTACAGCAAGAAAAAATGCAGAGAATTTACTAGCATCAGAAAGAGAACGATTAGCCATTACCCTTCATAGTATTGGAGATGGCGTGATATCTACAAATGTAGATGGGAAAATATTAATGTTCAATAAGGCAGCCGAAGACTTAACCGGATGGAATTCTCAAATTGCATTAGGTCAATCTTTAGAAGTCATTTTTAAACTTGTAGAAGAACAAACTCACTCCATAATTGAAAACCCTGTCGAAAAAGTCCTACGAACTAGAGAGAGAATCGAACTATCAGGTCATACAAACCTAATTACAAAAAACGGTAAAATGAAAATCATCTCTTATACTGCAGATCCAATATGCGATACAAACAATAAAATCCTTGGACTAGTTATCGTATTTAGAGATATGACGGAAAAAATAAAATTAGAAGCTTCAATTCAAAGAAACCAAAAATTAGAATCTGTAGGAATTTTGGCCGGCGGGATAGCACATGATTTCAACAATCTATTAGCAGGAATTTTTGGTTATCTAGAAATCGCATTATTATTCAGTAAAGAAAATCCAAAAGTATCAGAATATCTAAACAAGGCAATGACTGCTTTCAGTAGAGCCAAAGCATTAACACTACAACTACTAACGTTCTCAAAAGGTGGAAACCCAATAAAAAAAATGGGTTCTTTGGTTCCAATTTTAAAATCCAATATCCAATTCACTTTGAGTGGATCTAATATTTCCGTAGAATATGATCTTGATGAAAACTTAATGATAACAGAAATAGATGAAAATCAAATCGGACAAGTTATAGATAATATAGCGATTAACGCACTTCAAGCCATGCCTAATGGAGGAAAGTTACTAGTAAAAGCTGAAAATGTAGTTTTAAAAAGAGAAGAATTTCCAATACAAAACAACCAAAATTTTGTAAAAATTTCTTTTAAAGATACAGGCATAGGAATTCCAAAAGAAATAATTCAACGTATATTCGATCCGTTCTTTTCAGCAAAAAAAACGGAAATGGACTTGGACTCACAACCGCTTATTCTATCATTCAAAAACACAACGGATTTTTGGAAGTCGAATCGGTAG
- a CDS encoding DNA repair protein produces MFGSGGRGRNVETLSKELLTQFAGILGLINAPVSLLNKQKGIGKAKIASLFALRELCHRIKLKNLFSTPFTNFESILELLHLKSLKEVRECFYLATLDFDKSLINLDLLARGSLEEVGVHSRDIVKQVLDDSAKYVIIAHNHPRQSSEPSQSDYMLFYQLRNLLSQLEVTLIDHLVIGKEGVFSCEEKKIVLPI; encoded by the coding sequence TTGTTTGGGAGCGGGGGTAGAGGTAGAAATGTAGAAACTCTATCGAAGGAGTTATTGACTCAGTTTGCGGGGATTTTGGGGTTAATCAATGCCCCAGTTTCTTTACTTAATAAACAAAAGGGAATCGGAAAGGCAAAAATTGCAAGTTTGTTTGCATTAAGAGAATTGTGTCACCGTATTAAACTCAAAAATTTGTTTTCTACTCCTTTTACGAATTTCGAATCCATTCTTGAACTTTTACATTTAAAATCTTTAAAGGAAGTTAGGGAATGTTTTTATTTGGCAACTCTGGACTTTGATAAAAGTTTAATCAATCTAGATTTACTCGCTCGCGGAAGTCTCGAAGAAGTAGGTGTTCACTCGAGAGACATAGTAAAACAAGTTTTAGACGATAGTGCAAAATATGTAATAATAGCACACAACCATCCACGCCAATCTTCAGAGCCAAGTCAGTCTGATTATATGTTATTTTATCAACTTCGCAATTTACTTTCTCAGCTAGAAGTAACTCTTATCGATCATCTTGTAATTGGAAAGGAAGGCGTATTTTCTTGTGAAGAAAAAAAGATAGTTCTACCTATTTAA
- a CDS encoding ABC transporter permease — protein sequence MLNHLQILWILVKRDYALQFAGSILGILWMLIQSLSLIAIYTFVFFILNKSSNLPNSNLDYPSYIFTGLLFWIPLQEMLIRGVSILTDNRQLIKRSSLGVNLFLWIPFLQMLIHSFVISIPVFGVLIWKGSLDWRYFYFSYFVVFASGLYLMFLLEYLARVNILLKDISPIMRLLAQILFWTLPILFFPTGILREVTLYNPFIIPLDIFRSLVLLDYSVQFPIYIFLIPLSVFIFIFILARFKLDEVVMDHL from the coding sequence ATATTGAATCACCTCCAAATTCTTTGGATTTTAGTAAAAAGAGATTACGCTCTCCAATTCGCGGGAAGTATACTCGGAATTCTCTGGATGTTAATCCAAAGCCTAAGTCTAATTGCAATTTATACATTTGTTTTTTTTATTCTCAATAAATCTTCTAATCTACCTAATTCTAATTTGGATTATCCGAGTTATATTTTTACTGGGCTTTTATTTTGGATTCCACTCCAAGAAATGTTAATTCGAGGTGTTAGCATTTTAACAGATAACAGACAATTAATTAAACGTTCTAGTTTAGGTGTAAATTTATTTTTATGGATTCCATTTTTACAAATGTTGATTCACAGTTTTGTAATTTCGATTCCCGTATTTGGAGTGTTAATCTGGAAGGGCAGTTTGGATTGGAGATATTTTTATTTTTCCTATTTTGTAGTTTTTGCTTCTGGTCTTTATCTGATGTTTTTATTGGAATATCTCGCACGTGTGAATATTTTATTAAAAGATATTTCTCCTATCATGAGACTCCTAGCGCAAATTTTATTTTGGACTTTACCAATTTTATTTTTTCCTACAGGAATACTTAGAGAGGTTACACTCTATAATCCGTTTATAATTCCTTTAGATATTTTCCGCTCCCTTGTTTTATTAGATTACTCAGTTCAATTTCCAATTTATATATTTTTAATTCCTTTATCTGTTTTCATTTTTATCTTTATTTTAGCTCGATTCAAGTTAGATGAAGTTGTTATGGATCACCTGTGA
- a CDS encoding ABC transporter ATP-binding protein yields MIRIKNLTKKYIGFKSPLERIITALSFGIIPGSRSYTALNGIHLEVNRGEILGIIGRNGAGKSTLLKVLSGVSKFQSGYLDKVGSIRSILELGVGFNSELSGYENVYYNGLVWGYSVKEIESLVDSIFEFSGLHEFRNVPLKNYSTGMMMRLGFALATANRPDILLVDEALAVGDASFQQKSLSRFQKFKEEGSTIIIVSHDLNLLQMISDRMIVLEKGKIEFDGLPTLALKKYIQILAENSFSEITNEKNINSKFIKSYSLNLSSKGIVKSIFGIGEIVTLHLSVDLKEDIPDLTIGFHIDDAKGLRVFGTNTYHLKKYIKNLKANSLIDFNFTFPLNIAHGKYNLGFALHEGDNHTTNCYLWKDDVLDFEIERLGVSKFDGTSFLPVDCNWEIK; encoded by the coding sequence GTGATACGAATTAAAAATTTAACAAAAAAATATATTGGTTTTAAATCTCCTTTAGAGAGAATTATTACAGCCTTAAGTTTCGGTATAATACCAGGTAGCCGCTCTTATACTGCGTTAAATGGAATTCACCTCGAAGTAAATCGCGGGGAAATTTTAGGAATTATCGGTAGAAATGGTGCTGGAAAATCTACTCTTTTAAAAGTATTGTCCGGCGTTTCTAAATTTCAATCAGGATACTTGGACAAAGTTGGTTCAATTCGTTCTATTTTGGAATTAGGAGTAGGGTTTAACTCCGAATTATCAGGATATGAAAATGTTTATTATAATGGTTTAGTTTGGGGTTATTCTGTAAAAGAAATTGAATCATTGGTAGATTCTATTTTTGAATTTTCAGGTTTACATGAATTTAGAAATGTTCCTCTAAAAAATTATTCTACTGGAATGATGATGCGCCTTGGATTTGCTCTTGCTACTGCCAATCGTCCCGATATTCTATTAGTTGATGAGGCGTTAGCCGTCGGGGATGCTAGTTTTCAACAAAAATCTCTTTCTCGTTTCCAGAAGTTTAAAGAAGAGGGATCTACAATTATTATTGTAAGTCACGATTTAAATTTATTACAGATGATCTCTGACCGAATGATTGTATTGGAAAAAGGCAAAATAGAATTTGATGGTTTACCCACATTAGCCTTAAAAAAATACATTCAAATATTGGCAGAAAATTCTTTTTCAGAAATTACGAATGAAAAAAATATTAATTCAAAGTTCATTAAATCATATTCCTTAAATCTTTCTAGTAAAGGAATCGTAAAATCTATTTTTGGAATTGGAGAAATTGTTACCTTACATCTTTCCGTGGATTTAAAAGAGGATATTCCTGATTTAACGATAGGATTTCATATTGACGATGCAAAAGGATTAAGAGTTTTCGGAACTAATACGTATCATCTCAAAAAATATATTAAGAATCTTAAAGCAAATTCATTGATAGACTTTAATTTTACTTTCCCATTGAATATTGCTCATGGAAAGTATAATCTTGGATTTGCGCTACATGAAGGTGATAATCATACTACAAATTGTTATTTATGGAAGGATGATGTTTTGGATTTTGAAATAGAAAGGCTAGGTGTCTCGAAATTTGACGGTACTAGCTTTCTGCCAGTAGACTGTAATTGGGAAATTAAGTAA